The Gouania willdenowi chromosome 14, fGouWil2.1, whole genome shotgun sequence nucleotide sequence ACAGCTATGTTACAGGTGTGCTTTGCTCAAAGCTAAGTGCTCCGTGTGAGTTCAGCCACTTGTTACCGCGCCTCGATGTCCTTGTGCGACACTCTGTCTCTGATATCAGTGGCCAGAGGCGTAGTCCGTCTGGGCGAGCCGGGGCGGGGACCCAGGGTGGGGATGAGAGGGGGCGGGGCACTCAATGAGGCCGTGGGTGGAGTTTTGTTCAGCATACCGTTCTGATGTGCGGCGGCGGCGGCTGCGGCTGCGGACGGACTCACTCTGGAGTAGTGCAAGCCGGGGAGTCCGGGCGCGATAAGGCCCTGGGCGGGGTGAGGGAGGTGTCCATCCAGGGCGGGGTGGTGCATGGCAGGATGGAGGCGCCCGTGCTCGTACTCCTCTCTGAGCATGTTGAGGCGGTCCCGCTCCTCCATCTGGGCACGCTCCTGCTCCCTCCTCTGCTCCAGGGCCAGGGGGTGGTGGTCTCGGTTAAAGTCGTGAGGCTCACGGTCCCTGTAGGAGCGCTCGGCTTCGTACAGGCGCGGCCCTGCCAGGCGATGCAGAGGGTCGTTCCTCAGTAACAGGTCCCTGGCCAAAGGGTCCCGTCTGTGCATGTCCAGGGCCCGGTAAGGGTCCCTCATGGGATCCCAGTGGAAGGCGGGGTAGGGGAAGCGCTCGGCTCCGTGGATGGGGCTGATCCCCATGAAGGGCGCCACCACTCGAGTCCTCTCCAGACCACTGATGGTGTTGATGGGGTGAACCCCTGCCATGCCCATGGGCAGAGGCACGGAAGAGGGAGGGGGGAGCAGGGTGGGGGTTGAGGGCGTGTGTGGCGGATGTGCGTTGTGTCTCTCTGCAGCTTCCTGCTCCTCCTTCCTCTCCTCCTTCACCTTCACTTCACTGCTCTTCTTCTGGTGCTCGTAGGGCAGCTCCGCCTTCTTCTCCATCACCTCCCTGCTCAGGCCCCCGTTGGGACGCTCCAAGCTCGTCTGTCGGACGTACGGAGAAGTCGTCCCCCTGTTGGACACCTTGTCCTCTGACATGCGGCCGTCGTGGATGTGCAGCGTGTCCTTGTCGCTGTGCTGGACGTCCTTCAGCTTATGCTCGTCTGTGCCGTTTTCCTTCCAGGAATCCGAGTGCTCCCTCTCGCGCTCTTTGGACTTGTTCTCCTTGTCTCGGGGGGGTTCTCCTGTAGGGAGGTGGTTACGGTGGAGCTCAGGAGGCCGGCTGTGTCCCAGCAGGCTGATGGGGTTGACGGGGACTGGTGACGGATGGTTGGAATGATGCTTTTCAACAGAATCCCTGGAACGACAAAGACAGAGTTAGTGATTTTTATTTAGTGAATGTGATCAGAGTTACTGCAGTAACtaagggtgtaacgattcatccattagatcaatGAATTGACTTATATTCTTACAATCCACCTACATGGCTCTGTGCTTGGCAAGTTGGCCTTCTGGACGACATTAATCGATCTTAAATCAgtttaaaaggtaatcaattgATTGTATCAATATGGGAAATAGCGCATTACATTTAAGCATGTCAGACTTTAtatgaatgtgttttaaaaaagcttttaatattaaagacGTTACTGTCCGTGATATCACGCGGCACACACCAGCAgactaacaaaacaaaacagagaagCCGGCGAACGAGAAATTGATCAATAAACCACTGGGTCCAGTGTGTGTAACACAAATGGAGATATTCTAAAGGAATTGCTCAATGtgtccacagcagcagcagtggtggtagcgttagctcgttagcattagctctggaGAAGCAGCCTcagacatgttaaaaaaa carries:
- the auts2a gene encoding autism susceptibility gene 2 protein isoform X13, which gives rise to MFAPPAALPPPPPLTSSSLPVPGHPAAGSAYSEQDILRQELNTRFLASQSGDRGASLGPPPYMRTEFHQHQHQHQHQHQHTHQHTHQHTFTPFPHAIMPTPAPPMVRTPARNFDKYPTKVDPFYRHSLFHSYPPAMSGLPPVIPPTGPFSSLQGAFQPKTSNPLDASVRPGAVPHTFLQKDPRLTDPFRPILRKPGKWCAMHVHTAWQIYHHQQKVKQQMQVDPHKLDFGLKPEFLSRPPGPGLFGAIHHPSDLARPATLFSAAGPTHPSAGHFGHPPHHPGNFLTQASHLEPFSRPASFGGLSALSSSAFGGLGNPALKSLAAANSMFSHRDGPNAQQHFNSSTSSHQEPWNRLHRTPPSFPTPPPWLKPGESERSASVSSHERERETEKRDSLSKDDKDRDSVEKHHSNHPSPVPVNPISLLGHSRPPELHRNHLPTGEPPRDKENKSKEREREHSDSWKENGTDEHKLKDVQHSDKDTLHIHDGRMSEDKVSNRGTTSPYVRQTSLERPNGGLSREVMEKKAELPYEHQKKSSEVKVKEERKEEQEAAERHNAHPPHTPSTPTLLPPPSSVPLPMGMAGVHPINTISGLERTRVVAPFMGISPIHGAERFPYPAFHWDPMRDPYRALDMHRRDPLARDLLLRNDPLHRLAGPRLYEAERSYRDREPHDFNRDHHPLALEQRREQERAQMEERDRLNMLREEYEHGRLHPAMHHPALDGHLPHPAQGLIAPGLPGLHYSRVSPSAAAAAAAAHQNGMLNKTPPTASLSAPPPLIPTLGPRPGSPRRTTPLATDIRDRVSHKDIEAR